CAAAGGAGTGGGTATGCGCTGGAGTGAGGAAGGGTTCAACCATCTACTTCACCTACGTTTGGATTGGGTAAACGGAAGATTTGATGACCAACTCTTCTCCCCCCAATAACTAAATACGCCCGCTGTTATCTGTATGACAGATGGACTACTTCCCATCGATGAGAAGAACTGGTATGTACTAGCTTGGCTAATATAGATTTAGGCGCTATAGCTACGCTTCTGTACTCTTTATGTATGCTTCAAGGTCCCTTTGAAATACTGACCTTGGGAAGCTGTTACCTATCGAAGGAACCCCATATAAAGATAGCGACTAGTCTTGATATATACTTCCCGCGCCGGGCGGACGAATCGAGAGCTTGCGGGAAAAGGAAAACAGCGGCATAGACGTATCTTCAGATAATTCTGGTTATGTTTTGTGCATGCACCCCTTGACATGATATTACAGGCTCAGTATAATGAAACATGTAAACTAGGTGTCTACTGAGATGAAACAGTGTTACAATAAGTGATGGGCGTGGGCGCACAATTTGCAGGTAGCTTGGTCTCCAATGGAATGAGGAGCACGTGGTATCAGTAGTGACCCACACAGATGAACGTGGATATATGGCTGCAAGTGTTGAAATGCACGGGATTTCCAATACAATGACGTTGCTAATGTCTCACGGAGGCAATCAAACCCGTACGTTTAGTGGCCAAGGTGCACCAAAGCGGTTCAATCCAAGGACAGAGCTTTGCTAGATGGAACACTGTTTTCCCTTTGCAGGTTACTACCTCTAAGAGCAAGCAGGCTGGTTTCCTGCCATCGTTCGAATCGAGCTCATCTATCCTATTATTCCAACATGGGTTTCAAAGTGTCGGCACGACAAAATATTGATTAGCGCTCTTGGCAAAATAGATGGAGTAAGTGGGCCAATTTCACGACGAATACGGAGGACTATGAGATGACAACAACAAGTGTACTTCCAGAAAGAGACTACCCGGTGGACTGGGTTGATCTTGTCGCGGTGGACCTCGACGGGACTTTGCTCGGTGGAGTCCCCGGCTACGGAATACATCCTGCTGCACTACAGGCCATGAAACAGGCCCGCCGGCATGGAATCCAATTTGCAATAGTGACTGGACGTCCCTATGAGTTTATTGAGAACTTGGTTGAGGAATACGAGGTGTTAGAGTCATCTGTGTCCGCCATCGTCGCCGAAGAACGGTTTATTTACATCAAAGATAAAGGGCTTTTCAGGCCGGATTTGGAATACAACAACTGGACCTTGTCCTTGGAGCAATCTTTGTTGGAGGTGATGCAGGGCTTTGTTGTCTCCCAGTGGCCCTACCTAACAAAATTGGATCCTGATGTAATTCGACTAGATGCCGAAGAGATGAGAAAGGGATGGGTGGAACTTGTCTTCTCCACTAGAGAGTTAGCAAAGCTTGCGGTGGAAAAAATGGAGGCAACAATCCCTCCCACGCTGACCTTAATCCGCAATGTACGTAATGTTGGGGTCAGAGGGTCCAAAATTGGAAAAGGACCAGCCTTAAAACAGTTGGTGGAAAGACTGGGTCTGTCTCCTGAGAACGTACTAAGTATTGGAGATTCGGAGAACGATCTAAGCATGTTGGACACTGATCAGTTTGGATTTCAAGCAGGTACAGTCTCCAACGCGGATGATGAGATTAAGCAGTTTGTGCTAAAAAACCAAGGCTGGGTGGCTAGCAAAGAATTTGGACATGGTGTAGCCGAACTGATCACTAACGTACTTACCTTAAGACAGGAGTAGTCCTGATTCGTATAATTTAAGCATCTACCGACGGATGAGTCTAGGGGAAAGGGGTTCATGAAGATGCCGTACGTGGTCGCGGATATGACCAATGAAATGTGTAATGGGTGTTGGTCATATTAGTCATGGGTCCTTAGTCTTAAAATGGGTGGGTGGACTGGGACCGGGTGCAGTTGTCTTACTTGAATCTCAGTCAGTTCAG
The nucleotide sequence above comes from Limnochordia bacterium. Encoded proteins:
- a CDS encoding Cof-type HAD-IIB family hydrolase is translated as MTTTSVLPERDYPVDWVDLVAVDLDGTLLGGVPGYGIHPAALQAMKQARRHGIQFAIVTGRPYEFIENLVEEYEVLESSVSAIVAEERFIYIKDKGLFRPDLEYNNWTLSLEQSLLEVMQGFVVSQWPYLTKLDPDVIRLDAEEMRKGWVELVFSTRELAKLAVEKMEATIPPTLTLIRNVRNVGVRGSKIGKGPALKQLVERLGLSPENVLSIGDSENDLSMLDTDQFGFQAGTVSNADDEIKQFVLKNQGWVASKEFGHGVAELITNVLTLRQE